Proteins encoded in a region of the Triticum dicoccoides isolate Atlit2015 ecotype Zavitan chromosome 3A, WEW_v2.0, whole genome shotgun sequence genome:
- the LOC119267397 gene encoding peroxidase 25-like, translating to MVASEIAAVFFLFNALLRGSLVQSQGLQRGFYDSSCPDAEDIVRSTVEKYYNNDATIAPSLLRLHFHDCFVQGCDASVLISGASSERSAPQNFGLRGFEVIDDAKSQLESTCPGVVSCADILALAARDSVDLTGGPSWPVPLGRRDGRISSAADAKALPSPADPVSVQRQKFADQGLSDHDLVTLVGAHTIGQTDCAFVRYRLYNFTATGNADPSINPAFLPQLRALCPPNGDPARRVALDRDGAGAFDAAFFKNVRDGNAALESDQRLWGDDATQGVVQKYAGNIRGLFGLRFTYEFPKAMVSLGGVAVKTGRQGEIRRKCSRFN from the exons ATGGTAGCATCAGAAATAGCTGCCGTTTTCTTTCTGTTCAATGCCTTGTTGAGAGGTTCTTTGGTTCAAAGCCAAGGGCTGCAGAGAGGATTCTACGACTCCAGCTGCCCTGATGCAGAGGATATCGTGAGGTCTACTGTCGAGAAGTACTACAACAACGACGCCACCATTGCCCCGAGCTTGCTCAGGCTGCACTTCCATGACTGTTTTGTCCAA GGGTGTGATGCTTCTGTTCTGATTTCTGGAGCATCATCCGAGAGGAGTGCGCCACAGAACTTCGGTCTCAGGGGATTCGAGGTGATAGACGACGCCAAGTCCCAGCTGGAATCAACGTGCCCTGGGGTGGTGTCCTGCGCCGACATACTGGCCCTGGCCGCACGTGATTCCGTGGATCTG ACCGGCGGGCCAAGCTGGCCAGTGCCTCTGGGACGAAGAGACGGGAGGATCTCATCAGCCGCAGACGCCAAGGCCCTGCCGTCTCCGGCCGACCCCGTGTCCGTCCAGCGGCAAAAGTTCGCAGACCAGGGCCTGTCCGACCACGATCTCGTCACACTAGTCG GCGCGCACACGATCGGGCAGACGGACTGCGCGTTCGTGCGGTACCGGCTGTACAACTTCACGGCGACGGGGAACGCGGACCCGTCGATCAACCCGGCGTTCCTGCCGCAGCTGCGGGCGCTGTGCCCGCCGAACGGAGACCCGGCGCGGCGGGTGGCGCTGGACAGGGACGGCGCGGGGGCCTTCGACGCGGCCTTCTTCAAGAACGTGAGGGACGGCAACGCCGCGCTGGAGTCGGACCAGCGGCTGTGGGGCGACGACGCCACGCAGGGGGTGGTGCAGAAGTACGCCGGCAACATCCGGGGGCTCTTCGGGCTGCGCTTCACCTACGAGTTCCCCAAGGCCATGGTCAGCCTGGGCGGCGTCGCCGTCAAGACGGGGAGGCAGGGCGAGATCAGGAGGAAGTGCTCCAGGTTCAACTGA